One genomic region from Prunus persica cultivar Lovell chromosome G3, Prunus_persica_NCBIv2, whole genome shotgun sequence encodes:
- the LOC18765979 gene encoding 26S proteasome non-ATPase regulatory subunit 2 homolog A, which translates to MAPQDPNTPSGIGKRDEESVKVPAKDPKKKDEKKDEDLSEEDLELKKNLELYVERVQDPNPALQRNALESMRQEIRTSTSSMTSVPKPLKYLRPHYGTLKAFYDTMADSDLKKYLADILSVLALTMSAEGERESLKYRLLGSEGDIGSWGHEYVRNLAGEISQEYAKRQSEEAPIDDLMELVQQIVAFHMKHNAEPEAVDLLMEVEDLDLLVEHVDKTNFKRTCLYLTSSARYLPGPDDTLVLDIAYLIYMKFEEYPNALQIALFLDNLQNVRQVFQSCDDLLRKKQFCYILARHGISFELDDEMVAEDDDREALQDIINNSKLSEGYLTLARDIEVMEAKTPEDIYKAHLLDGRASAGASVDSARQNLAATFVNAFVNAGFGQDKLMTVPSDASSGGNSGNWLFKNKEHGKTSAAASLGMILLWDVDSGLAQIDKYFHSNDNHVIAGALLGVGIVNCSIKNDCDPALALLGEYIDKEDPSIRIGAIMGLGIAYAGAQNEQIRSKLTPILNDAKAPLDVVAFTAISLGLIYVGSCNEEVAQAIIFALMDRSDSELGEPLARLIPLSLGLLYLGKQENVEATAEVSKTFNEKIRKHCDMTLLSCAYAGTGNVLKVQNLLGHCSQHLEKNETHQGPAVLGIAMIAMAEELGVEMAIRSLEHLLQYGEQNIRRAVPLALGLLCISNPKVNVMDTLSRLSHDTDSEVAMAAVISLGLLGAGTNNARIAGMLRNLSSYYYKDASLLFCVRIAQGLVHLGKGLLTLNPYHSDRFLLSPTALGGIITLMHACLDMKAIILGKYHYVLYFLILAMQPRMLLTVDENLKPLSVPVRVGQAVDVVGQAGRPKTITGFQTHSTPVLLAAGDRAELATEKYIPLSPILEGFVILKENPDYREDN; encoded by the exons ATGGCGCCACAAGATCCGAACACCCCAAGCGGCATCGGCAAGCGCGATGAGGAGTCCGTCAAAGTGCCCGCCAAGGATCCCAAGAAGAAAGACGAAAAGAAGGATGAGGATTTG TCTGAGGAAGATTTGGAGTTGAAGAAGAACTTAGAGTTGTACGTGGAGAGGGTTCAGGATCCTAATCCTGCGTTGCAGAGGAATGCTCTAGAGAGCATGAG GCAGGAAATCCGTACCTCAACTAGCTCCATGACTTCAGTTCCGAAGCCATTAAAGTATCTTCGTCCGCATTATGGAACTCTAAAAGCATTCTATGACACAATGGCAGATTCAGATTTGAAG AAATACCTAGCAGACATATTGTCAGTTTTGGCACTGACCATGTCTGCCGAGGGAGAACGG GAAAGCTTGAAGTACAGATTGTTGGGTTCAGAGGGTGATATTGGTTCATGGGGCCATGAATATGTCAG GAACTTAGCTGGAGAAATTTCTCAAGAGTATGCTAAACGGCAG AGTGAAGAGGCTCCAATTGATGATCTAATGGAGCTAGTGCAGCAAATTGTTGCTTTTCACATGAAG CACAATGCTGAACCTGAAGCTGTTGACCTTTTAATGGAg GTTGAAGATCTTGATCTGTTAGTTGAGCATGTTGATAAGACAAATTTTAAGAGGACTTGTCTCTACCTCACCAGCTCAGCAAG ATACCTTCCTGGACCAGATGATACATTAGTTTTGGATATTGCATACCTGATATacatgaaatttgaagaatATCCGAATGCACTTCAGATTGCGCTTTTCCTGGACAACTTGCAG AATGTAAGGCAGGTCTTTCAATCTTGTGATGATCTGCTACGTAAAAAGCAATTTTGTTACATTCTTGCTCGACAT GGTATTAGTTTTGAGCTTGATGATGAGATGGTTGCAGAGGATGATGACAGAGAGGCATTGCAGGATATTATCAACAACTCTAAGTTAAGTGAAGGTTATCTTACCCTTGCTCGTGATATTGAGGTCATGGAGGCCAAAACTCCAGAGGATATCTACAAG GCACACTTACTTGATGGCCGAGCAAGTGCTGGTGCTAGTGTTGATTCAGCAAGACAGAACTTGGCTGCAACTTTTGTTAACGCCTTTGTAAATGCTGGCTTTGGTCAG GATAAGTTGATGACAGTCCCATCAGATGCCTCAAGTGGTGGTAATTCTGGAAACTGGCTTTTCAAGAATAAGGAGCATGGAAAGACCAGTGCTGCAGCAAGTCTG GGTATGATTTTACTATGGGATGTCGACTCTGGACTTGCCCAAATTGACAAGTACTTCCACAGCAATGATAACCATGTTATTGCCGGTGCATTGTTAGGGGTTGGGATTGTCAATTGCAGTATCAAGAATGATTGTGATCCT GCGCTGGCACTTCTGGGTGAATATATTGATAAAGAAGATCCATCTATCCGAATTGGTGCAATAATGGGCCTGGGGATTGCATATGCTGGTGCTCAGAACGAGCAG atACGTAGTAAGCTGACTCCTATACTTAATGATGCAAAAGCTCCCCTTGATGTTGTGGCATTCACTGCAATCTCGTTGGGGCTGATATATGTTGGTTCCTGCAATGAAGAGGTTGCTCAGGCAATCATATTTGCATTAATGGACCGAAGTGACTCAGAGTTGGGGGAGCCCCTTGCTCGGCTAATTCCCCTCAGTCTTGGACTTCTGTACCTTGGGAAGCAG GAAAACGTTGAAGCCACAGCTGAAGTTTCAAAGACATTCAATGAAAAAATCAGAAAGCATTGCGATATGACTCTGCTTTCTTGTGCTTATGCAGGAACAGGCAATGTTCTTAAG GTTCAAAACCTTCTCGGTCATTGTTCACAACATCTTGAGAAGAATGAAACTCACCAAGGACCTGCTGTGCTTGGAATTGCTATGATTGCAATGGCTGAAGAATTGGGAGTTGAAATGGCAATTCGTTCGTTAGAGCATCTTTTACAATATGGAGAACAGAATATCCGTCGGGCAGTACCTTTGGCTCTTGGTCTCCTTTGCATATCAAACCCCAAG GTCAATGTTATGGACACATTAAGCAGACTTAGCCATGATACAGATTCAGAAGTAGCAATG GCTGCAGTGATTTCCTTAGGTTTGCTAGGTGCAGGAACCAACAATGCTAGAATAGCCGGCATGCTTCGCAATCTTTCAAGTTATTACTACAAAGATGCCAGCCTTCTTTTCTGT GTGCGAATTGCTCAAGGTCTTGTGCATTTGGGAAAGGGTTTATTAACTCTAAATCCATATCATTCTGATCGCTTCTTGCTATCACC GACGGCCCTTGGTGGAATCATAACCTTGATGCATGCATGTCTTGATATGAAAGCCATCATTTTGGGGAAATATCATTATGTACTCTACTTTCTTATTTTGGCTATGCAG CCGAGAATGTTGTTGACTGTGGATGAGAATCTCAAACCATTGTCTGTCCCTGTTCGAGTGGGCCAAGCTGTTGACGTTGTTGGTCAGGCTGGTCGTCCCAAAACAATCACTGGTTTCCAGACCCACTCGACACCCGTTCTTCTGGCTGCCGGTGATAGAGCAGAGCTGGCTACAGAGAA gtataTCCCCCTTTCTCCCATCCTGGAAGGGTTCGTCATCTTGAAAGAGAATCCAGATTACCGGGAAGATAACTAG